GTGGTTACAACCtcctaataatttagacattattattagagaggAGTGATACTCTTTCTCTTAGGTGCTTTTTTTTGTGTTatgttcagtcaccaaaaaataataaaaaaatatgaataacttgttttaactaatttttttttaatttatttgtggaATCACAGAAATGTTTGTTAGGTTATTTGAGTTTAAAGACAGTAGTTTGTGTTATTCATCAAGTAGAGTTCATACCTGTTACCGATCTTATATTGGTGAATGGAGATTCAACATAGATTATCGTGCATTAAATAAATTAACAGTGGCTAAAAATTCCTATAACTATAGATTTTGTGTTGCTACTTGCTAGATGAATCAAGCTGCTAGTGTATTATCTAATTTAGATCTTTAATAAGGTCATTACACTACACCAAATTAGTCATATAGTTACACTAAATTTGTGACCCTAATTTTAAGGGTCTTCATTAATTAACATTGTGAcacttataatataatttttttttaccgtCAGTAATGAAATTTATATCTCTCTTCACACTTCCTTTTACTCTGCCGTTTGAGACGAAGACTATATTTGGttagaaggaaagaaatagaaaggaaggaaataaaaaaaaaagaaaggaaaaaaattgagtggatttttattttctttagataTGTTtggataaaagaaaaataaaaaaaaaatattataaaaagacaattttatctttatattataaattatatagaaaaaaaataaaagaataatattagaaagagaaaaagagagatttaattttctctccattttctttttattgttaaaaaaaaaaaattaaaaaattctacCAATATTTTTTCATCTATTTTTTTCCTCTTCCATTTCTCTCCTCAACCAAACAAGAGAAAATAAGTATTTTCCTTCCTATTTCTTTCCCTCCATCTTCCTTTCCTCCCATTTTCACGTCAAACAAATTCACCAGAAATGAGAAGAGACGAGAAATAGAGAAAGTAACACCATTACCTTCACTGTCGCTGCGTCGCAGTTCGCGTTCGCTGTTCACCGTTGCGGTTCGCGCTCGCCTTTCACTGTTCGTCGTCCCCCGCATCGTCCTTTCTCTTGCCCTCTTTTATGTGTGCGAACACTGATAGTGAGTATTTAATCGTTCTTCTACTATATTTTTCCCTGTAATTTCTTTGTTGTTGCTGCAATTTACTGTTATGATTATATCCTCATGTTCATACTTGCGATTGTTTCTTTGAATTCTCTTATATCATTTTAATTTTACCTGCACTCAACATGTTCGATGAAATGCTTCAACCAGATTTCTTTGAATGCTCTATTTATTATTTGTTTGAATGCACTCAACATGTTCGATGAAATGTTTCAAcctattttcttttgtgttaGGTCTATAGAATGATATTGTTAGTGGATCTTGGTTTAATTTGTGTTCCGTTTTAACCGAGTTTCTGAGTACTACTAATGAAAAATTTTGAGAATTCTTTTTTGTTTGTCATTATCCTTTCAATACTTACTACTACTAGTTACTACTTTCAAGTTTCAGTTATAGTGAAATATCGTGCTGCGCGATTTTTGGGCTAAACAGTCTCATTCTTCTCCATGTAGTCCTTCTTCTGGATTTGGATCATAGTACTAGTATACCAATAGCATGATCTCTTAATGACATTTTGACCCAAATTATTTTAATGTTAGATGTCATTGGAGAATGAAATTAGAAGTCCCTTTTATGTTCAAAATCCCATGCATATTACTCTATCAATTTTCTTCTTCATATCTGCATTAGAAACAGGTGAATGTTACCGTGTTTCTGTTATCTTTGGTGAGTCAATAGTCTGAATTTTAAACTGGAAAATTTCTGTTTATCCTTTATAAAATGTTATGTTATTAAATTATCCTTCTTTCTCAGAATGTGTgaaattctttctttttctaatcTTTCTTTTCTACCACTAGCTATATAGCTAATAGCTTCTATATACCTGCtgactctctctcttcttccaaGTCCTTTCACCTTTATTTGCTTGTTCACCTTTAAGAAATAactattttcttttcttagttattGTTTGATAAGAACATCCATCGATCAAAGAAGTGAGAAGCAATGTAGGTTGGCCAATTAATATATTTACAAGGATTGAAAGGGAAGGTCATAAATCAATACAGAAACCTTTTTGTGGAGGCCCGTGGCAAGGATTCTGCCAAAAAGGATCTTAATAGCCAGAGGAACTTATTCCGagatattttagaattttttcaggtatttaaatttcattttatttattagttaatATTACTATGATAACCGAAGTCATTCATCATCTTGTAAATCTAGTATTTAAGTGCTGATTTTATTTTGTTAGAGGTATTTTTCAGAGAGGAAGAACCACTGAAGCTGAAGCAAAATCTGAGAAGCTCTTGAGAAGAATAAATGTGAAATCCGAAAAGGTTGACCTGTCAAAGAGGTATTATTATTTGGTCTTCATTGATTATTACTATTTAGTTGGGTGGAACCTTGCTAGCATGAACAGATTTCTTCTAATATTAAgaagtattaattaattattctaaAAGAAATTTGTCATAGTAAGAATAAATGCTAATCAATTTTACCAGAGATTCACAACACAAGGTTCTAAGAATCGGTAATAAAATATAATGAATAAGAAGATTATTCACATATTTTCCTTGTTAATGCCACAATATCGATGAACAAGAAGATGAAACAATTAATGGGTACGATAGATAAAATTATTTGCTTTAAAGTTTGGAAATGATCTATTGTACTTTTTGGTACTTAGTGTTTATGAATTCTCTTTCTTGGTGCTTTTAAAAGGTAATGGTTTCTACAGAAGAGGAATTTGAGCTTTGAATAGGGAAACTCAATTTGGCTGGCtcttcttttggttttggtttaacAGTTGAACCTCTCTATGCCACAGATTTCAGGACGTTCGGTGAAGCTCTTGTGGTTCAGGTCTGTTGGCAGCAAATGCTGTTACTCCCTTTTCTCAGTTTTTTTTATCATGTGTAATATTAGCATACCAAGAAAATTCTAATTTTCTCATCTTGTAGGGATGAGATTTCTTGGTTAAAAGTTTTAGGGAAATTGAGGGTCTTAAAGCCGCTATTTTAAAACATTGGATTCTAGTTCCATGAATGACTGAATAATGTCATGAAAATATATCTAACTTGATGAGAGAGATTTGAATGATAACAGAAAAATATAATGATGTAATTTGAGTTATGGATTTatagtttaaaaataaaaaatttacacCGAAGACAAAATGCATCTTATATTTGGGTTTGGAGGATACATGCACTACATTAATGTTCAGGAATGAATTCTTGATTCATATCCAATAAGTATTTAACCATAGGCTAGTATTATGATTATCTTCTATTGTTTCACCGTTGTCCCTTGCCTATTGAATTAAAGCCATTCACAAAACTTGAAGCATAATTTTTTCTACTTGTTTTAAATTAAGAAGAATAGATTTTTGCGGATTTTGATAATTGGTAACAAACTTTAATATTGGCAttggatatttcttttgttatttgacttttggGTTTGTACTTGGATGAGGTTATAACATTTTCGTTGATTTAGTATTTTTAATTTGGATgacattttaatatttatattagactatgaTTATGTTTtagtatgtttatttatattttatttattattttattataaaacggttattCTAATTGAATCACAATTAAACCGATTAAACTATAAACCAATAATTAGAGCGATTTGATAACCGGTTCAATTTTCAAAACCTTCATTGGATGTTAAAAAATCTATATATATGGCGTTTGAATGAGGACTACTTATCTTCCTATCTTCATGGTAAATATCTCTGTTTTTGGGTGTTGCTCTCAAGTCATTGGCTTTTTGGGTAGAACATGGGTGGTTATAAACTCTAGCCTTTCAATATGCTATCATGGGGGCATCTCTTTGGGAGTTGAATTATTCTTGGTTATGAGAACTTTCTTGTGGATGCTAAACTTTATGTTTTGTTACGATGACCATAGTTTTAAGCCCCTGAGTTGATAAACCTGTAATAACATAAGGTGCCTTCTACTGAATGTGTTGCTTCTAAAGTGTCTTTGCATTTGTAAATATTTTGCAAAATCTGATGGTACTCCATTATGATACTTGATTTGATTTACCTTGAATTGTAGATATATTTGCAAAATCTGATGGCCAAAGTTTGTGATACTTTCAATGGGACTTTATttaaggatttaggattattcgTTGCAGGTTTTTTTCACAATTCTCAATAGTTTTGTTCTTGGGAAATGCTTTTGAAGTTTCACCCTTTGTGTTTGAACGATGTAAATGCACTTGCCCCAACTTCAACGTCAACTTCCACCTCAATTCTGCCTGAAAACAACAACTTTGTCCGCATTCTCCATAGCCCCAATTCCACAAAACATGTCATAGAACACCAACACACTCCACCAAAGAGCCTGAATTTGGAACAGGATTTGGGGATTCTAAAGAAAAGGGTTAATAGGTCTGTTGTTTTGCAGCATAACAAGGTGCACATCAGGTGTTTGACGAAATGGGTATGTTATGGTGGACGCATTCCTTCTATTCTTCAGGCTCTGAGTACTGTTCAGGACTTGGATGAGGCTCTCATGCCATGGCAAGAGGCCTTGACCTGCAAGGAAATTAGTATTATTTTGAAGGAACAGGTTTCTTGGGAGAGGGCTCTTCAGATTTTTGAGTGGCTTGAGAAAAAGGGTTGTTATGAGTTGAATGTGATTCATTATAACATTATCTTCAGGGTCCTAGGCGAGGCGCAAAAGTGGTGCCTTGTGGAGAGTTTGTGGGATGAGATGAATGCAAGAGGGGTTGAACCTGTGAATTCCACATATGGAACTTTGATTGATGTTTATGGTAAAGGTGGACAGAGAAAAGACAAAGCACTTGTTTGGCTTAAGAAGATGCGAAGTCAAGGAATGGAACCTGATGAGATCACAATGGGGATTGTTGTTCAGTTGCACAAGAGGAATGGAGAGTACCAGAAAGCTCACGATTTTTTTAGTAAATGGTACTCAACAGGTGAACCTCTGAGACTAAGGAGGAGTAATAATACTTCAAAAGTAGGCCACAATGTGTTATCATATACCAATGTTTGTTTAAGCTCAAGGACATATAATACTTTGATTGACATGTATGGTAAAGCTGGCCAACTTTGGGCAGCGTTTGAAATCTTTGCTAAGATGATCAAACAAGGTGTATCTCTGACCACAGTGACACTTAATACAATGATTCATTTATATGGAAATCATGGATGCCTTGAGAAAGTTAGTTTGCTGTTGCAGAGGATGGTGGAGCTTCGGTGCCTACCTGATGCAAGGACATATAACATACTTATTTCTGTTTATATTAAGCATAATAATATCAATTTGGCAGTGAGGTATTTTGCAATGATGAAAGAGACCTGTCTTGAACCGGACCTTGTTAGTTATCGTACCCTCTTGCATGCATACTCCACAAGGAAAATGGTCCTTGAAGCCGAAGAGCACATGCAGGAGATGGATGAGAAGGGTCTTGAGATTGATGAATTCGCCCAATCTGCTGTGACTAGGATGTATGTAGAGTTGCGTATGCTTAAGAAATCATGGTTGTGGTTCAGGAGGTTTCATCTAGCTGGGAGTATTACGTCGGACTGTTATTCCGCCATTATTGATGCATATGGCCAGCAAGGGTATACTTTAGAAGCAGAGAGAGTCTTTAACTGTTGCAAAGAAAGGAAGAAGCTTGGCGTCCTTGTGTTTAATGTGATGATTAAAGCTTATGGGGTTGGAAAATGCTATGATAAAGCATGTCAGTTGTTTGACAGTATGGAAACATATGGTTTTATTGCAGACAAGTGTAGCTACAGTTCTCTCATACATATCTTGGCCACTGCTGACAGGCCACACATTGCAAAAGCTTATTTGAAAAGAATGCAAGATGCAGGACTAGTGACTGATTGCATTCCATATGCCGCGGTGATAACAAGCTTTGGAAAGTTAGGCCAATTGGAACAGGCAAAAGGATTATACAAGGAGATGATTGCATATAATGTCCAGCCTGATGTAATTATCTATGGGGTGTTAATCAATGCTTTTGCTGATGCTGGAAGTGTTAAAGAAGCTGTTAGTTATCTTGATGAAATGCAATGGGCAGGTTTTCCAAGAAATCCAACTATAGATAACTCTTTGATGAAGTTGTATACCAAAGTAGGGTACTTGAAAGAAGCACAAGAAACATACAAGTTGCTTCAGTCATCAGAGCAGGGTCCTTCTATATTTTCCTCTAATTGTATGCTTGATCTTTATACTGAGCGACTAATGGTTGAACAAGCGATTGAGATATTTGAGAGCTTAAAGCAGAAAGGTGTTGCAAATGAGTTCTCATATGCAATGATGTTACGCATGTATAAGAAAATTGGGAGATTGGACGAAGCTGTTCAGATTGCGAAACGAATGAGAAACCTAGGACTCCTCACTGATTTATTAAGTTATAATAACATAATTGGCTTGTATTCTCTTGTTAGGAGGCCACAGGAAGCTACCAAGACTTTCAAGGAAATGGAAAAATCCGGAATTCAACCAGATGATTTTACATTCAGAGCTCTTGGACAATGTTTGCTGAATTATGGAGTTTCAAAGCAAGATATTGGAAGGCTAGAAGTAATGGTTAAGAAGGATGCACCAAATGCTTTGCAAGAATGGATGTTGATGCTCTCATCTGTGCTGGGAATAGATGGTTATACATATTAATTGACATGATCAATCATTGATGCACCTTACATCTTCAGTTCCTACAAGGCTCAGTTTATCGCTAGAGCATTCCAATCAAATTATCTGGAATTACACTGGTAATTTCTGTACTTATATATTCATCTGTTGTTTTCTATATCTGCAGTAGTTTCCCATAAAACAATTTATAGTAGTAAACTATTTCAATATTAAGTTTCTGTTGTTTGAAAGTTACTGAATAAGTGAATATTACCAATTTTATGTGCCGTTGTACTGTgttaaatttaacgtgtttttcGGAGCTCACAAACAGTTGAGGGCTTGAGGCTATTGAAAGTCATAGTTGTTCAAGGAAAAAAATTAGCGATCTGGAATTTCATGAGCAATGATTGTTTTTTTTTGTGATCAAGCTGGGGAATCAGGTAATAAGGATTTACTTTCTCTTTAGTGTTCTATCTTTTTATATTAGCTCTGTGTCATATGTTTAATCTGGCAATGATTTGTTAAATTGTATCAAACAGCAAAAACCGGGGTCATTAATAACTGCTCGATCACTGTTTGGAATCAAGAGCTGAATTGCACTCTGCTAGAAACCTTTGGGGTACCTGAATGAGGTCAGTTTTTCCTGGTATTTATCCGATTTCTAAATGTCATAGTTTGTTGACAGTTCAAATGTTTTCGTATTTATGTATTATGATATTAATGATTACTTTGAACCCTGAGAAACAAAATTCTTTTCTTGGCATTTGACATGTCCAACCTTTAGATATTTCCTTTTTTATACTGTGTTAGAAGCTTGAATAGAAAACCCTTAATATCTATTAAGCTTTCAACTCCAATATCTATTAAGCTTTCAACTCCTATAACTGGGCTGCTTTCATGGATAGGAAGATCAAGAATGATCTTTTGAAGGTGAATTACGGGCTGGACTTGAGTCTGGGGAGCTTGAATTGAAGATCAAGTTGATCACCCCTGTTGCTTCTCAATATAATGCTGAGATTGCACGAGTCGTTACTTTATTAAAAAACTATTTTGTCATGTTTTAGGCATGTTTCATGAATTTTTCTGTTGTTTTTGCCATTTGTTGTGCTCACCTTTACTCTTTTAATGGGGCGAACTGAGAATGCAAATTGAAGGTTTGTGCTGTCCTTCAATTTTTTCTTGGTTCTTCCTATACCTTCATTCAAGTATTTGATTCAAAATCTGGCCGAAGGATGGTTTCTTTTGTAGCATCATTTGTTCTTTTTCTTAGATATCACTTCCTCGAGTTCACAATATCACTTTGAAAATTTTGTATTCTGATAAATTACTCCCATTAATGTACAAATGTTTTTCAGAGCGACATCTATCATGAACTGGAGGTAGTTTTAATTCTATGTTAATTTGAGATGAGGCTACCACTGGTTCTATTAGTATCACTAATGTTGCCACTTGTAATATAATGTCTTTTTAGCATTTGTTGGTATATAGATTTTGATTTTTGATACTGGATTTGATCCCAATGAATACTGTGCATATCCACTTTGTGAAGATTTTCCTGTTTCCTCTGATTTAGACCATAGTTATGAAAATCGGACTGAACCGGACGGCTTGGACCAATACCCGTGAACCGGAATCGAACATGGACCATTCGCAAATTTGAAAGCTCTGCTACCTGTTGAACTATGTTGTTCTGTCATGATGTATGTCTAATTGTCTATACATggtgttttcatgttcattttaTTAAATGTAGCTCTAACAATTTGACCAGTGACTCATGCAAAAATTTTTCTGTTGTTTTTTAACACTGAATGTGGATAAAGTTGAGTTCTTTAGTCCAATTAGCAAAACCTGTTctaatttttgttataaattcTGAAGTCTAAGGAAAGGAAGTTTTATTCCTTGTAAGCCTTCTCAGTTTTTGATGCATGCATCACTCACAATTTTTCAATAAATTGTCCtcaatgtttttaatttttgttaaagcTATCCTTGGTCCGCTTTCAATTATCTCTAATGGAGTTAATTCTTAGGGGTACTTTAAACACAAATCGAAAATATagagataaaattaaataaaattaaatatagaaatttttgaaaaagtcacaAACGAAGAGCGAAAGTATATTTTACTCTTTTATATACTTATACCAATtagatattattattgttattattattattaatgcacTTATGGTATTCAGTATTCACCTAGGCCTATAAAGTTATAGTTTCCATAGCTTAAAGACATTTCATGAAAAAAAGAGAGCGctgtcacggccttggacacactccaacgctaccgtgccggcactcggacttactcaacctcttgagctaagaccaagtcagcctaaccctcaatatTTAGCAAGAAGgctaagaatacaagagaacacaagagaaaggaagctttggtggaagaacactttattgctcaagtgtttgttacaaatgattcacacacCTTACACTAACTCTTAcctcctatttatagccatccacctcctcaatggatggttaagatcaaatctaatcaacggtccagattaatcatccagaaccttctttacaaatatctatcctaccacaactTTCCAATtgtttctagattattccataccactctttatacttctatatacatctacactcttctagaatactctatgaaGGAGTTTGAACAGCTCTGTCCATAGTCGTCCTGTGAAGCGTGGATCTTGATCACTAATGATGCTCTTAGGCAATCCCCAGTACTTCAccacattcttgaagaatagTCGTGCTGCTTCCTCTGCAGTGCAGTCAGTAGGGGCAGGTATAAAGGTAGCATACTTCGAAAATCGATCCACTACTACGAGAATAGATCCAAACCCCTCGGACTTTGGTAAGGCAGAGATGAAATCTAGAGAGACACTTTCCCACGGTCGCTCCGAAGGAGGCAGAGGTTCCAACAACTCACTTGGTGTCttattttcaatcttatcttgttggcacacaagacaagtcttcacatagctctccacttcatctctcatttggggccaataataagaagattcaaTGAGTGCCAAGGTCCTTCGCTGACCTTGGTGACCAGCCCACTTGGTGTCGTGGCATTCTCTTACCAACTTCCTTCTCAGATTGTCCCATTTAGGAACGTATAGTCTTCTCCCTTTTGTGTAGAGAAGGTCATTTTCTAACCAAAATCTTTTGGTCTTACCTTCTCTAGCCAACTCCACCAACTTCTTGGCTAATGGGTCGTGATGCAACCCTTCCTTGATGGTATGCACAATATCTCCTTCCACCATAGAAATAGCCGCCAACTCAGCCTTGCGACTCAACGCATCTGCTACCACATTAGTCTTGCCTGACTTGTATTCGAATTCGAAATCAAACTCAGCCAAGAAGTCTTGCCACCTAGCTTGTTTGGGGCTTAACTTCTTTTGAGTTTGGAAATAGCTTGTAGCCACATTGTCTGTCTTGACGATGAAGTGTGAACCAAGCAAGTAGTGACGCCAAGTTCTCAGACAATGCACCACCGCGGTCATCTCCTTCTCTTGGACAGTGTATCGCCTCTCTGTATCATTCAGCTTGCGACTCTCAAAGGCAATAGGATGTCCTTCTTGCATCAGAACTCCTCCAATAGCGTAGTCAGAAGCATCAGTGTGGACTTCAAATACCTTTGAGTAGTCGGGTAGTGCTAGTACTGGTCCTTCTGTGATAGCAGCCTTCAACTCATCAAACCTTGAACTCCTTTGGCTTGgggagatcaatctttgtcgTCTCCCTTATAATGGTTGGTCGAGATTTTGCCTCTTCGAACCAAACTCGAACTTCCTCAAATATCTTTAAGGAATTCTCAAGCTtctcttcaatttggagcatgctttctttgaaagcatctAGTTCTCCTAATACGTGAGCCTCGAGGGTCTCCTTGTC
The DNA window shown above is from Arachis ipaensis cultivar K30076 chromosome B08, Araip1.1, whole genome shotgun sequence and carries:
- the LOC107612721 gene encoding pentatricopeptide repeat-containing protein At3g23020, whose translation is MLLKFHPLCLNDVNALAPTSTSTSTSILPENNNFVRILHSPNSTKHVIEHQHTPPKSLNLEQDLGILKKRVNRSVVLQHNKVHIRCLTKWVCYGGRIPSILQALSTVQDLDEALMPWQEALTCKEISIILKEQVSWERALQIFEWLEKKGCYELNVIHYNIIFRVLGEAQKWCLVESLWDEMNARGVEPVNSTYGTLIDVYGKGGQRKDKALVWLKKMRSQGMEPDEITMGIVVQLHKRNGEYQKAHDFFSKWYSTGEPLRLRRSNNTSKVGHNVLSYTNVCLSSRTYNTLIDMYGKAGQLWAAFEIFAKMIKQGVSLTTVTLNTMIHLYGNHGCLEKVSLLLQRMVELRCLPDARTYNILISVYIKHNNINLAVRYFAMMKETCLEPDLVSYRTLLHAYSTRKMVLEAEEHMQEMDEKGLEIDEFAQSAVTRMYVELRMLKKSWLWFRRFHLAGSITSDCYSAIIDAYGQQGYTLEAERVFNCCKERKKLGVLVFNVMIKAYGVGKCYDKACQLFDSMETYGFIADKCSYSSLIHILATADRPHIAKAYLKRMQDAGLVTDCIPYAAVITSFGKLGQLEQAKGLYKEMIAYNVQPDVIIYGVLINAFADAGSVKEAVSYLDEMQWAGFPRNPTIDNSLMKLYTKVGYLKEAQETYKLLQSSEQGPSIFSSNCMLDLYTERLMVEQAIEIFESLKQKGVANEFSYAMMLRMYKKIGRLDEAVQIAKRMRNLGLLTDLLSYNNIIGLYSLVRRPQEATKTFKEMEKSGIQPDDFTFRALGQCLLNYGVSKQDIGRLEVMVKKDAPNALQEWMLMLSSVLGIDGYTY